The proteins below are encoded in one region of Gadus macrocephalus chromosome 14, ASM3116895v1:
- the ccpg1 gene encoding cell cycle progression protein 1 isoform X1 — translation MSETSSDTESSCGWTLISNEGSDIESLGLDQALEFGNGPASFPPVREPDLLVPSAGCFEGKSDPLDETVLEKTFEETMSASEALGGAASQEHVALCSSSDLSSSDIMTLGDMKELEDEEDEERGEPAANEESYMGTSSSSQYTFTAVETAGGSWRLPQTLWRLGLRLRLRLTGSSSLPVLPAEPPPPPPSSSSSEDESVGGAATALRRRRPRRNTGPLLADPPEGGAPGSGQSEEEQEQEQAEEQKGEEEQEEEGEEVPQAHEARGARVPGPGEAGCSLNTCVLLVLLVAVSISVGHYYGQSQQPHCRKEFVCGDPDAVLEECLRTFFKDEDLAWFPKEELNHRSFVEMIINISKENEELNIRQTLLQAQSYELEVRLQQGVEERALMEAQGQRLASEKQQLQSSLEQEQRSLWGLQEELRALRSEVARLGARGADPLVSENQRLTEQLEERRALGRGVLSQRDAAMAETRSLRKELDRERRFTEGLREELEQLAGSSAGAEQSQAETQTRLTELEKRLGFEQQRSDLWERLYVESKEEKAKGDTPPRAQKSKEGMAGKLKKTFEAVKNSSKEFVHHHKEQLKKAKEAVKENLRKFSDSVKSTFRHFKDSASTLINKATAESKRFNNAKGPWNFKGPWNFKGPWDAKGPWQQGPHRPQHSHSSESTEGYKRSQNTRKSGDKVHEDGDTQSQREAPRRGHGFKGSPSLFGEGTEPVRADEFHQLLQSYLHQEVEDFHHWRELDRFINKFFLNGVFIHDQMLFKDFVGRVEDYLENMHEYYGLDDGVFADLDEYVDRHFYGESNTKSYGPRPTEGPSKQTKESLQVKQQQQQQQRARSRPQRERRSSRSGGNSDTHMADVKIELGPLPFDPKY, via the exons ATGTCCGAAACCTCGAGTGATACAGAATCCTCCTGTGGATGGACTCTGATCAGCAATGAG gGTTCAGACATAGAGAGCCTGGGCCTTGATCAGGCACTGGAATTCGGGAATGGTCCGGCCAGCTTTCCTCCCGTTCGGGAGCCAGACTTGCTGGTTCCTTCCG CTGGTTGCTTTGAAGGGAAAAGCGATCCACTAGATGAAACTGTGCTGGAAAAAACCTTTGAGGAAACAATGTCAGCATCTGAG GCCCTAGGGGGCGCCGCATCCCAGGAGCACGTGGCGCTCTGCTCCTCCAGCGACCTCTCCTCCTCAGACATCATGACCTTAGGAGAcatgaaggagctggaggacgaggaggacgaggagcggGGTGAACCAGCAGCCAACGAGGAGTCCTACATGGGAACCTCGTCCAGCAGTCAGTACACCTTCACGGCCGTAGAGACCG CAGGGGGTTCCTGGAGGCTTCCTCAGACTCTGTGGCGGTTAGGCCTCCGGCTGAGGCTGCGGCTCACCGGGAGCAGCTCCCTGCCAG TGCTGCCGGCCgagccgcccccgccgcccccgtccagcagcagcagtgaggACGAGTCCGTGGGCGGAGCCGCCACCGCCCTGCGGAGGAGGCGCCCCCGGAGGAACACCGGCCCCCTGCTGGCAGACCCCCCGGAGGGAGGGGCGCCGGGGTCTGGccagagtgaggaggagcaggagcaggagcaggcggaggagcagaagggggaggaggagcaggaggaggagggggaggaggttcCCCAGGCCCATGAGGCTCGCGGGGCCCGGGTCCCAGGGCCGGGGGAGGCCGGCTGCAGCCTCAACACGTGTgtcctgctggtgctgctggtcgCCGTCAGCATTAGCGTGGGCCACTACTACG GCCAATCTCAGCAGCCACACTGTAGgaaggagtttgtgtgtggggatcCTGACGCAGTGCTGGAAGAGTGTTTGAGAACCTTTTTTAAAGACGAG GACCTGGCTTGGTTTCCCAAAGAAGAGCTCAATCACAGAAGCTTCGTGGAGATGATTATAAATATATCGAAAGAGAACGAGGAGCTCAATATACGACAGACCCTGCTACAG GCCCAGAGCTATGAGCTGGAGGTGCGGCTGcagcagggggtggaggagagggcccTGATGGAGGCCCAGGGGCAGCGGCTGGCCTCGGAGAAGCAGCAGCTGCAGAGCTCCCTGGAGCAGGAGCAACGCTCTCTGTGGGgcctgcaggaggagctgcgGGCTCTGCGCTCCGAGGTGGCCCGGCTCGGGGCCCGCGGCGCGGACCCCCTGGTGTCGGAGAACCAGAGGCTGAcggagcagctggaggagaggcGGGCGCTGGGGCGCGGCGTGCTCAGCCAGAGGGACGCAGCCATGGCGGAGACGCGCTCGCTGAGGAAGGAGCTGGACCGGGAGAGGAGGTTCACGGAGGGCCtcagggaggagctggagcagctggccgGCAGCAGCGCCGGGGCGGAGCAGAGCCAGGCGGAGACCCAGACGCGGCTGACGGAGCTGGAGAAGAGGCTGGGCTTTGAGCAGCAGCGCTCGGACCTGTGGGAGCGGCTGTACGTGGAGAGCAAGGAGGAGAAGGCCAAAGGAGACACTCCGCCCAGAGCCCAGAAGTCCAAAGAGGGCATGGCCGGGAAGTTGAAGAAGACCTTCGAGGCAGTGAAGAACTCCTCCAAGGAGTTTGTCCATCACCACAAGGAGCAGCTCAAGAAGGCCAAGGAGGCAGTGAAGGAGAACCTGAGAAAGTTCTCTGATTCCGTCAAATCAACCTTCCGCCATTTTAAAGATTCCGCGTCGACGTTAATCAACAAGGCCACCGCCGAGTCCAAGAGATTCAACAACGCTAAGGGCCCCTGGAACTTTAAGGGCCCCTGGAACTTTAAGGGGCCCTGGGACGCTAAGGGGCCGTGGCAGCAGGGGCCCCACAGGCCTCAGCACAGCCACTCCTCTGAGTCCACCGAGGGCTACAAGCGCAGCCAGAACACCCGTAAGTCAGGAGACAAAGTCCATGAGGACGGAGACACGCAGAGCCAGCGAGAGGCCCCCAGGCGGGGCCATGGCTTCAAGGGCTCCCCGAGTCTCTTCGGAGAAGGAACGGAGCCCGTGAGAGCGGACGAGTTCCACCAGCTCCTGCAGAGCTACCTCcatcaggaggtggaggacttcCACCACTGGAGGGAGTTGGACAGGTTCATCAACAAATTCTTCCTCAACGGCGTGTTCATCCACGACCAGATGCTGTTCAAAGACTTTGTCGGTCGCGTGGAGGATTACCTGGAGAACATGCACGAGTACTACGGCCTTGATGACGGGGTGTTTGCAGACCTCGATGAGTACGTCGACAGGCACTTCTATGGAGAGTCAAACACTAAGAGCTATGGGCCAAG ACCTACGGAGGGTCCCAGTAAGCAGACCAAAGAAAGCCTGCaggtcaagcagcagcagcagcagcagcagagagcgaGGTCGcgaccccagagagagaggagatctaGCCGATCAGGAGggaactcagacacacacatggctgaCGTCAAAATTGAATTGGGCCCATTGCCGTTTGATCCAAAATATTAA
- the ccpg1 gene encoding cell cycle progression protein 1 isoform X2: protein MSETSSDTESSCGWTLISNEGSDIESLGLDQALEFGNGPASFPPVREPDLLVPSAGCFEGKSDPLDETVLEKTFEETMSASEALGGAASQEHVALCSSSDLSSSDIMTLGDMKELEDEEDEERGEPAANEESYMGTSSSSQYTFTAVETVLPAEPPPPPPSSSSSEDESVGGAATALRRRRPRRNTGPLLADPPEGGAPGSGQSEEEQEQEQAEEQKGEEEQEEEGEEVPQAHEARGARVPGPGEAGCSLNTCVLLVLLVAVSISVGHYYGQSQQPHCRKEFVCGDPDAVLEECLRTFFKDEDLAWFPKEELNHRSFVEMIINISKENEELNIRQTLLQAQSYELEVRLQQGVEERALMEAQGQRLASEKQQLQSSLEQEQRSLWGLQEELRALRSEVARLGARGADPLVSENQRLTEQLEERRALGRGVLSQRDAAMAETRSLRKELDRERRFTEGLREELEQLAGSSAGAEQSQAETQTRLTELEKRLGFEQQRSDLWERLYVESKEEKAKGDTPPRAQKSKEGMAGKLKKTFEAVKNSSKEFVHHHKEQLKKAKEAVKENLRKFSDSVKSTFRHFKDSASTLINKATAESKRFNNAKGPWNFKGPWNFKGPWDAKGPWQQGPHRPQHSHSSESTEGYKRSQNTRKSGDKVHEDGDTQSQREAPRRGHGFKGSPSLFGEGTEPVRADEFHQLLQSYLHQEVEDFHHWRELDRFINKFFLNGVFIHDQMLFKDFVGRVEDYLENMHEYYGLDDGVFADLDEYVDRHFYGESNTKSYGPRPTEGPSKQTKESLQVKQQQQQQQRARSRPQRERRSSRSGGNSDTHMADVKIELGPLPFDPKY from the exons ATGTCCGAAACCTCGAGTGATACAGAATCCTCCTGTGGATGGACTCTGATCAGCAATGAG gGTTCAGACATAGAGAGCCTGGGCCTTGATCAGGCACTGGAATTCGGGAATGGTCCGGCCAGCTTTCCTCCCGTTCGGGAGCCAGACTTGCTGGTTCCTTCCG CTGGTTGCTTTGAAGGGAAAAGCGATCCACTAGATGAAACTGTGCTGGAAAAAACCTTTGAGGAAACAATGTCAGCATCTGAG GCCCTAGGGGGCGCCGCATCCCAGGAGCACGTGGCGCTCTGCTCCTCCAGCGACCTCTCCTCCTCAGACATCATGACCTTAGGAGAcatgaaggagctggaggacgaggaggacgaggagcggGGTGAACCAGCAGCCAACGAGGAGTCCTACATGGGAACCTCGTCCAGCAGTCAGTACACCTTCACGGCCGTAGAGACCG TGCTGCCGGCCgagccgcccccgccgcccccgtccagcagcagcagtgaggACGAGTCCGTGGGCGGAGCCGCCACCGCCCTGCGGAGGAGGCGCCCCCGGAGGAACACCGGCCCCCTGCTGGCAGACCCCCCGGAGGGAGGGGCGCCGGGGTCTGGccagagtgaggaggagcaggagcaggagcaggcggaggagcagaagggggaggaggagcaggaggaggagggggaggaggttcCCCAGGCCCATGAGGCTCGCGGGGCCCGGGTCCCAGGGCCGGGGGAGGCCGGCTGCAGCCTCAACACGTGTgtcctgctggtgctgctggtcgCCGTCAGCATTAGCGTGGGCCACTACTACG GCCAATCTCAGCAGCCACACTGTAGgaaggagtttgtgtgtggggatcCTGACGCAGTGCTGGAAGAGTGTTTGAGAACCTTTTTTAAAGACGAG GACCTGGCTTGGTTTCCCAAAGAAGAGCTCAATCACAGAAGCTTCGTGGAGATGATTATAAATATATCGAAAGAGAACGAGGAGCTCAATATACGACAGACCCTGCTACAG GCCCAGAGCTATGAGCTGGAGGTGCGGCTGcagcagggggtggaggagagggcccTGATGGAGGCCCAGGGGCAGCGGCTGGCCTCGGAGAAGCAGCAGCTGCAGAGCTCCCTGGAGCAGGAGCAACGCTCTCTGTGGGgcctgcaggaggagctgcgGGCTCTGCGCTCCGAGGTGGCCCGGCTCGGGGCCCGCGGCGCGGACCCCCTGGTGTCGGAGAACCAGAGGCTGAcggagcagctggaggagaggcGGGCGCTGGGGCGCGGCGTGCTCAGCCAGAGGGACGCAGCCATGGCGGAGACGCGCTCGCTGAGGAAGGAGCTGGACCGGGAGAGGAGGTTCACGGAGGGCCtcagggaggagctggagcagctggccgGCAGCAGCGCCGGGGCGGAGCAGAGCCAGGCGGAGACCCAGACGCGGCTGACGGAGCTGGAGAAGAGGCTGGGCTTTGAGCAGCAGCGCTCGGACCTGTGGGAGCGGCTGTACGTGGAGAGCAAGGAGGAGAAGGCCAAAGGAGACACTCCGCCCAGAGCCCAGAAGTCCAAAGAGGGCATGGCCGGGAAGTTGAAGAAGACCTTCGAGGCAGTGAAGAACTCCTCCAAGGAGTTTGTCCATCACCACAAGGAGCAGCTCAAGAAGGCCAAGGAGGCAGTGAAGGAGAACCTGAGAAAGTTCTCTGATTCCGTCAAATCAACCTTCCGCCATTTTAAAGATTCCGCGTCGACGTTAATCAACAAGGCCACCGCCGAGTCCAAGAGATTCAACAACGCTAAGGGCCCCTGGAACTTTAAGGGCCCCTGGAACTTTAAGGGGCCCTGGGACGCTAAGGGGCCGTGGCAGCAGGGGCCCCACAGGCCTCAGCACAGCCACTCCTCTGAGTCCACCGAGGGCTACAAGCGCAGCCAGAACACCCGTAAGTCAGGAGACAAAGTCCATGAGGACGGAGACACGCAGAGCCAGCGAGAGGCCCCCAGGCGGGGCCATGGCTTCAAGGGCTCCCCGAGTCTCTTCGGAGAAGGAACGGAGCCCGTGAGAGCGGACGAGTTCCACCAGCTCCTGCAGAGCTACCTCcatcaggaggtggaggacttcCACCACTGGAGGGAGTTGGACAGGTTCATCAACAAATTCTTCCTCAACGGCGTGTTCATCCACGACCAGATGCTGTTCAAAGACTTTGTCGGTCGCGTGGAGGATTACCTGGAGAACATGCACGAGTACTACGGCCTTGATGACGGGGTGTTTGCAGACCTCGATGAGTACGTCGACAGGCACTTCTATGGAGAGTCAAACACTAAGAGCTATGGGCCAAG ACCTACGGAGGGTCCCAGTAAGCAGACCAAAGAAAGCCTGCaggtcaagcagcagcagcagcagcagcagagagcgaGGTCGcgaccccagagagagaggagatctaGCCGATCAGGAGggaactcagacacacacatggctgaCGTCAAAATTGAATTGGGCCCATTGCCGTTTGATCCAAAATATTAA